One window of Flexivirga oryzae genomic DNA carries:
- a CDS encoding TetR family transcriptional regulator, producing the protein MRKTSTTPVAPRLRIAEPMPLKRLQTAHRITSAAQRLAVEKGYDDFTLDELAERAGVSRRTLFNYFDGKLEATIGGGPQLRQADIDTFLAGGPTGEFIDDVATLVLAILRVSADVETTREDWRTMRRCFELNPKLMIAAHEIFAGFVEGVQELVEQRSGIPAGDPESRLLVALFGAVFDVSMAEFSTGDDDRDLAGVFLDNLAVARRIFN; encoded by the coding sequence GTGCGTAAGACATCCACCACTCCAGTGGCCCCGCGGCTGCGGATCGCCGAGCCGATGCCGTTGAAACGGCTGCAGACGGCGCACCGGATCACCAGTGCGGCGCAGCGACTCGCGGTCGAGAAGGGGTATGACGACTTCACCCTCGACGAGCTCGCCGAACGCGCCGGGGTGTCCCGACGCACGCTGTTCAACTACTTCGACGGCAAGCTCGAGGCGACCATCGGCGGTGGCCCGCAGCTGCGTCAGGCCGACATCGACACGTTCCTCGCCGGTGGCCCCACGGGGGAGTTCATCGACGACGTGGCGACGCTGGTGCTGGCCATTCTGCGGGTGTCCGCCGACGTCGAGACGACCCGCGAGGACTGGCGCACGATGCGCCGGTGCTTCGAGCTCAACCCCAAACTGATGATCGCGGCGCACGAGATCTTCGCGGGGTTCGTCGAGGGGGTCCAGGAGTTGGTGGAGCAACGGTCCGGCATACCCGCCGGAGACCCCGAGTCCCGTCTCCTCGTCGCACTCTTCGGAGCCGTCTTCGACGTCTCGATGGCGGAATTCAGCACCGGTGACGACGACCGAGATCTGGCCGGCGTCTTCCTCGACAACCTCGCAGTAGCACGCCGAATCTTCAACTGA
- a CDS encoding alpha/beta hydrolase, translating into MAILLAAGGGALAAGPASAAGQTDALSPTNANLTKYTTQKLAWSAALCPQEVKELGKAAARSQCARVKAPKDYADPGKGDITLMVTRTTPEKASHNNRFVFTNPGGPGGPDARFSVIVASMSPMGQTETVIGVDPRGTGESTPVSCDQPKSNVKDSHQLTPANVKALQTAVKASVDKCVAQHGDYLPYITTDNTARDQDLVRRLLGAKTIDYYGVSAGTWLGAHYATLFPSHVGRFVLDSNTDFTSSFQSSFGYQPMGFQRRFSDQFQPWAARHNDTYHLGSTKSAVNATYLRVRKAAVNGELGFFSANVVDNVMAQQMYSDKGLITAAKFLGFLDEARQGDKLALYQAFALLSTGSDSYTDNRESTTFMATTCNDTSWKKDPNYYVTKARSLGPQYPLLGYNQVVSQCAYWPYKAKNTKIDLSKAPRILMVDNTLDPATPYEGAVDAHRKAPNTVLLTVNNQGFHGAVIGSKNTCVTDAAYGFLMNGKQLQHDSVCQGLPLPGDSKVYPVGKQVSGPAPSEVQHKSKTPPHKSESLGDTILDLLGKLIGDILGGTHS; encoded by the coding sequence ATGGCCATCCTGCTCGCCGCGGGTGGCGGAGCCCTCGCCGCAGGCCCGGCCTCGGCCGCCGGCCAGACCGACGCCCTGTCACCCACGAACGCGAACCTCACCAAGTACACGACCCAGAAGCTGGCGTGGAGCGCGGCCCTGTGCCCGCAGGAGGTCAAGGAACTCGGCAAGGCAGCGGCCCGGTCACAATGTGCACGGGTCAAGGCACCCAAGGACTACGCCGACCCGGGCAAGGGCGACATCACCCTGATGGTGACTCGCACCACGCCCGAAAAGGCCTCCCACAACAACAGATTCGTCTTCACCAACCCGGGTGGCCCGGGTGGCCCCGATGCACGCTTCTCGGTGATTGTGGCGTCGATGTCCCCGATGGGCCAGACCGAGACCGTCATCGGGGTCGACCCCCGCGGCACCGGCGAGAGCACGCCGGTGAGCTGTGACCAGCCCAAGAGCAATGTCAAGGACAGCCACCAGCTCACCCCGGCCAACGTCAAGGCGCTGCAGACCGCCGTCAAGGCGTCGGTGGACAAGTGCGTGGCGCAACACGGTGATTACCTGCCCTACATCACGACCGACAACACCGCGCGAGATCAGGACCTGGTCCGACGGCTGCTCGGTGCCAAGACGATCGACTACTACGGTGTCTCGGCGGGCACGTGGCTCGGCGCCCACTACGCCACACTTTTCCCGTCGCACGTCGGGCGTTTCGTGCTCGACAGCAACACCGACTTCACCTCGAGCTTCCAGAGCAGCTTCGGCTACCAGCCGATGGGTTTCCAGCGCCGCTTCTCCGATCAGTTCCAGCCGTGGGCCGCCCGTCACAACGACACGTACCACCTGGGATCCACCAAGTCCGCCGTGAACGCGACCTACCTGCGGGTGCGCAAGGCCGCCGTCAACGGCGAGCTCGGCTTCTTCTCGGCGAACGTCGTGGACAACGTGATGGCCCAGCAGATGTACTCCGACAAGGGGCTCATCACGGCGGCGAAGTTCCTCGGCTTCCTCGACGAGGCACGCCAGGGTGACAAGCTCGCGCTCTACCAGGCGTTCGCGCTGCTCTCCACCGGGTCGGACAGCTACACCGACAACCGTGAGTCGACCACCTTCATGGCCACGACCTGCAACGACACCTCGTGGAAGAAGGACCCGAACTACTACGTCACCAAGGCGCGCAGCCTCGGCCCGCAGTACCCGCTGCTGGGCTACAACCAGGTCGTGAGCCAGTGCGCGTACTGGCCCTACAAGGCCAAGAACACCAAGATCGACCTGTCCAAGGCACCCAGGATCCTGATGGTCGACAACACACTCGACCCGGCCACGCCGTACGAAGGCGCCGTGGACGCCCACCGGAAGGCACCCAACACGGTGCTGCTCACCGTCAACAACCAGGGTTTCCACGGCGCGGTGATCGGCAGCAAGAACACCTGCGTCACCGACGCGGCATACGGCTTCCTGATGAACGGCAAGCAGCTGCAACACGATTCGGTCTGCCAGGGCCTGCCGTTGCCGGGCGACAGCAAGGTCTACCCGGTCGGCAAGCAGGTCTCCGGACCGGCCCCCAGCGAGGTCCAGCACAAGTCGAAGACCCCGCCGCACAAGTCCGAGAGCCTCGGCGACACCATCCTCGACCTGCTCGGCAAGCTGATCGGCGACATCCTCGGCGGCACCCACTCCTGA
- a CDS encoding response regulator has protein sequence MTVRVVIADDQTVVREGLRSMLGLLDGIEVVGVAADAESALSLIAQVDPDVLLTDLRMPGMGGVEGIRRLRSGGSRTQAVALTTYDDDATIVDALSAGALGFLNKDADPATIAAALRAAAGGRSLLDAGATGAMLRADRRSAEPPTPYEPPDGLTERELDVLRLVATGLTNQQIARELFVSVSTVKTHVNHLLAKTGCTGRAALVRYAYEHGLTGR, from the coding sequence ATGACGGTGCGGGTGGTCATCGCCGACGATCAGACCGTCGTGCGTGAAGGGCTGCGTTCGATGCTCGGGTTGCTCGACGGGATCGAGGTCGTCGGCGTGGCGGCCGACGCCGAGTCGGCCCTGTCCCTGATCGCCCAGGTCGACCCCGACGTGCTGCTGACCGACCTGCGGATGCCGGGGATGGGCGGCGTCGAGGGCATCCGCCGGCTGCGCTCCGGGGGCTCACGGACGCAGGCGGTCGCACTCACCACGTACGACGACGACGCGACGATCGTCGACGCACTCTCCGCGGGTGCACTGGGTTTTCTCAACAAGGACGCCGATCCGGCGACGATCGCGGCGGCGCTCCGGGCCGCGGCCGGCGGCCGGTCGTTGCTCGACGCGGGCGCCACCGGGGCGATGCTGCGCGCCGACCGGCGCTCAGCGGAGCCACCTACGCCATACGAACCACCCGACGGGCTCACCGAACGCGAACTCGACGTCCTGCGCCTCGTCGCGACCGGACTGACCAATCAGCAGATCGCCCGCGAACTGTTCGTGTCGGTGAGCACCGTGAAGACGCACGTCAACCACCTGCTCGCCAAGACCGGCTGCACGGGACGGGCGGCGCTGGTGCGCTACGCGTACGAGCACGGGCTCACCGGTCGGTGA
- a CDS encoding MMPL family transporter, which translates to MASLLYRLGRTAYRRWPIFLAGWVIILVGFGTVALGISKPMVDKFSIPGIPSLQAQTMEQKLFPGTGDVQDQASATVVVAAPAGHTLQETKYKNAVNELITDLKQVPQMPTDPKAQPVNPVVASQAQTKQILAAAGKTPQEQAAAKRNAQALSPLSKDGSTGTISWNFKVDSVADVRTSTQDDVLKALAGARQDGLRAEVNGTAMQATVDTGGSSELLGIIVAALVLFITFGSLVAAGMPIISAGVGVLMGELAIQFATGFTTIGTTTPILATMIGLAVGIDYTLFILARYRTELQETDDRSHAAGLAVGKAGSAVVFAGLTVLIALCALSVVGIPFLTSMGLAAAGSVFFAVCVALTLLPAVLGLLKSKAFGGQLRRRADKIAADGRTTNNGVRWAKLLGKKPAIVVALVVVVLGGLALPMKSLHLALPSDSTEASSTTQRKAADLVTDAFGAGRQAPLLVVVDGSQVDGTQQRMAAYGQVMGWAGSQKNVVNAQIVGVNADKTGAQILITPKGGADDQSTLDLLNALRDGQSGIEARTGTQVGVTGATAVQTDVSSQLSSALPKYLAVVIGLAFILLMIVFRSVVVPLMATLGFLLSVLATLGATVAVFQDGFLGLVEGQPIVSFMPIILIGIVFGLAMDYQVFLVTRMREAYVHGASARESIVDGFRHGARVVTAAATIMISVFAAFMLQSNSLIQSMGFALAVAVFFDAFVVRMTLIPALMYLLGDKAWWLPKWLDRILPRVDVEGEGLAKQLAKPESRDDSDLVTV; encoded by the coding sequence ATGGCTTCCCTTCTCTATCGGCTCGGTCGTACCGCCTACCGGCGGTGGCCGATCTTCCTCGCCGGCTGGGTGATCATCCTGGTCGGCTTCGGAACCGTCGCCCTCGGCATCAGCAAACCGATGGTCGACAAGTTCAGCATCCCCGGCATCCCGTCGTTGCAGGCGCAGACGATGGAGCAGAAACTGTTCCCGGGCACCGGCGATGTGCAGGACCAGGCGAGTGCCACGGTCGTCGTCGCGGCACCGGCCGGGCACACGCTGCAGGAGACGAAATACAAGAACGCCGTCAATGAGCTGATCACCGACCTGAAGCAGGTCCCGCAGATGCCGACCGACCCGAAGGCGCAACCGGTCAACCCGGTCGTCGCGTCGCAGGCGCAGACCAAACAGATCCTCGCGGCGGCCGGCAAGACCCCGCAGGAGCAGGCGGCGGCGAAACGCAACGCCCAGGCGTTGTCGCCGCTGTCGAAGGACGGCAGCACCGGCACGATCAGCTGGAACTTCAAGGTCGACTCGGTCGCCGACGTCAGGACCAGCACGCAGGACGACGTGCTGAAGGCGCTCGCCGGCGCCCGGCAGGACGGACTGCGGGCCGAGGTCAACGGCACCGCGATGCAGGCGACGGTCGATACCGGCGGCAGCAGTGAGCTGCTCGGCATCATCGTGGCCGCGCTGGTCCTGTTCATCACCTTCGGCTCGCTGGTCGCCGCCGGTATGCCGATCATCTCCGCCGGTGTCGGCGTGCTGATGGGCGAGCTGGCCATCCAGTTCGCGACCGGTTTCACCACCATCGGCACGACCACGCCGATCCTCGCGACCATGATCGGCCTGGCGGTCGGCATCGACTACACGCTCTTCATCCTGGCGCGCTACCGGACCGAGTTGCAGGAGACCGACGACCGGTCACACGCCGCCGGACTCGCGGTCGGAAAGGCAGGCAGTGCAGTCGTTTTCGCCGGCCTGACCGTGCTCATCGCCCTGTGCGCGTTGTCCGTGGTCGGCATACCCTTCCTCACCTCGATGGGGCTGGCGGCCGCCGGTTCGGTCTTCTTCGCGGTCTGCGTCGCGCTCACCCTGCTTCCCGCGGTCCTCGGCCTGCTGAAGTCGAAGGCGTTCGGCGGTCAGCTGCGGCGGCGTGCGGACAAGATCGCAGCTGACGGGAGGACCACGAACAACGGCGTCCGCTGGGCGAAGCTGCTCGGCAAGAAGCCCGCGATCGTCGTCGCGCTCGTGGTCGTCGTCCTGGGCGGTCTGGCGCTGCCGATGAAGAGCCTGCACCTGGCGCTGCCCAGCGACTCGACGGAGGCGTCGTCCACCACCCAGCGCAAGGCCGCCGACCTGGTCACCGACGCGTTCGGCGCGGGACGCCAGGCGCCCCTGCTGGTGGTCGTCGACGGCAGCCAGGTCGACGGCACCCAGCAGCGGATGGCCGCCTACGGCCAGGTGATGGGCTGGGCGGGCAGCCAGAAGAACGTCGTCAACGCCCAGATCGTCGGCGTCAACGCCGACAAGACGGGCGCCCAGATCCTCATCACACCCAAGGGCGGCGCCGACGACCAGTCGACGCTGGACCTGCTGAACGCGCTGCGCGACGGTCAGTCCGGCATCGAGGCCAGGACCGGCACGCAGGTCGGTGTCACCGGCGCGACCGCGGTGCAGACCGACGTGTCGAGCCAGCTGAGCAGTGCCCTGCCGAAGTACCTCGCGGTGGTGATCGGCCTGGCCTTCATCCTTCTGATGATCGTCTTCCGGTCGGTCGTCGTGCCGCTGATGGCGACGCTCGGCTTCCTGCTCTCGGTGCTGGCGACCCTCGGTGCCACGGTCGCGGTGTTCCAGGACGGGTTCCTCGGCCTGGTCGAGGGGCAGCCCATCGTCAGCTTCATGCCGATCATCCTGATCGGGATCGTCTTCGGGCTGGCGATGGACTATCAGGTCTTCCTCGTCACCCGGATGCGTGAGGCGTACGTCCACGGCGCGAGTGCGCGCGAGTCCATCGTCGACGGCTTCCGTCACGGCGCCCGGGTCGTCACTGCGGCCGCGACGATCATGATCTCGGTGTTCGCGGCATTCATGTTGCAGAGCAACAGCCTCATCCAGTCGATGGGCTTCGCGCTCGCGGTGGCGGTCTTCTTCGACGCGTTCGTGGTGCGGATGACGCTCATCCCGGCGCTGATGTACCTGCTCGGTGACAAGGCGTGGTGGCTGCCGAAGTGGCTGGACCGGATCCTGCCGCGGGTCGACGTGGAGGGCGAGGGCCTTGCCAAGCAGCTCGCCAAGCCGGAGTCCCGGGACGACTCGGACCTGGTCACGGTCTGA
- a CDS encoding sensor histidine kinase, producing the protein MPRLQDLRLDRLVIRLLVSIGLLLGVLSATGVTGHAHPGWWRSGLGAGAALVALVAFVAGGAWWTSDPDGEFGEGRWTTAQLWTMGLGAAVPLVALPSSGITWFAFVPIATVARSRDARSATALLLAPVAALGYACLHQHSPWPTLAINLGFAAVVIVLLQQRRRQLEAAEFAAAQAQVISQERARTATAEQQREIAAQLHDVLAHTLSGLIIALQTAGLEARREQASPELQQRLSAATELAREGLQGAREAVESLHGAAAATAQPLDEWLQGTVDRIRAASGVRITVAGEARGIPAQRDEVARAVLREALTNSMRHAPGLPVRITLAESQIRVLTVGDVSAAPRTDQVSGGHGLAGLRRRVESRGGRFEAGATADGWLVVARWEAV; encoded by the coding sequence ATGCCCCGACTGCAGGACCTTCGACTGGACCGGCTGGTGATCCGGCTGCTGGTCTCGATCGGCCTGCTGCTCGGTGTGCTGTCGGCGACGGGTGTCACCGGCCACGCCCATCCGGGCTGGTGGCGGTCGGGCCTCGGTGCCGGCGCGGCACTGGTGGCCCTGGTCGCCTTCGTCGCCGGTGGCGCCTGGTGGACCAGCGATCCGGACGGGGAGTTCGGGGAGGGTCGCTGGACGACCGCGCAACTGTGGACGATGGGCCTCGGGGCCGCGGTGCCGCTCGTGGCGCTCCCGTCCTCCGGCATCACCTGGTTCGCGTTCGTGCCGATCGCGACGGTCGCCCGGTCCCGGGATGCACGCAGCGCCACGGCGCTCCTGCTCGCCCCTGTCGCCGCCCTTGGTTACGCATGTCTGCACCAGCACTCCCCCTGGCCCACCCTGGCGATCAACCTCGGTTTCGCCGCGGTGGTGATCGTGCTGTTGCAGCAACGTCGCCGGCAATTGGAGGCCGCCGAGTTCGCCGCCGCCCAGGCACAGGTGATCTCGCAGGAACGGGCCCGTACGGCGACCGCGGAACAGCAGCGGGAGATCGCCGCCCAACTGCACGACGTCCTGGCGCACACGCTGTCCGGGCTCATCATCGCGCTGCAGACAGCCGGTCTCGAAGCACGGCGGGAACAGGCGAGCCCCGAGCTGCAGCAACGACTTTCGGCGGCGACCGAGCTGGCGAGGGAAGGGCTCCAGGGTGCACGGGAAGCGGTCGAGTCGTTGCACGGCGCAGCCGCCGCCACCGCGCAGCCGCTGGACGAGTGGCTGCAGGGGACCGTGGACCGCATCCGCGCCGCCTCGGGCGTCCGGATCACCGTCGCGGGCGAAGCGCGCGGCATACCCGCTCAGCGCGACGAGGTGGCGCGCGCCGTGCTGCGCGAAGCACTGACCAACTCGATGCGGCACGCACCCGGCCTACCCGTGCGAATCACGCTGGCAGAGAGCCAGATCCGCGTGCTGACGGTGGGTGACGTCAGCGCCGCGCCACGCACGGACCAGGTCAGCGGCGGGCACGGGCTGGCCGGGCTGCGCCGGCGGGTGGAGAGCCGCGGGGGACGATTCGAGGCAGGAGCCACCGCGGACGGGTGGCTCGTCGTGGCACGGTGGGAGGCGGTATGA
- a CDS encoding ABC transporter substrate-binding protein, whose amino-acid sequence MKKMSMRLGRPAAAAVVSVAIACAAAGCSSGGGASAARSSGGVSLVKGATLTVCTHLPYKPFEFDQGGKVVGFDVSMLDLLAAKLGVRTNVISMDWSQIVSGAAFAAKRCDVGAGAATITPERAKAVQFSDSYFDANQALMVKAGSSYTGLASLKGKRLGVQTATTGQIYGDKNAKAYGYRTVVYPDSLSLFNAVRSGAVDAAIQDNAPELDFANHNAGVKVTAEFNTGERYGFMVKKNDANATQLAHELDAVIATAQQDGAYTKIYKQWLGRAPQAATK is encoded by the coding sequence ATGAAGAAGATGTCCATGAGACTCGGCAGGCCCGCGGCAGCGGCCGTCGTGTCGGTTGCGATCGCGTGCGCAGCTGCCGGCTGCAGCAGCGGGGGTGGTGCGTCGGCGGCGCGGTCCTCTGGCGGTGTCTCGCTGGTCAAGGGTGCGACTCTGACGGTCTGCACGCACCTTCCCTACAAGCCGTTCGAGTTCGACCAGGGCGGCAAGGTCGTCGGCTTCGACGTGAGCATGCTCGACCTGCTCGCCGCGAAACTCGGCGTCCGGACGAATGTCATCAGCATGGACTGGAGTCAGATCGTCTCCGGAGCGGCCTTCGCGGCCAAGCGGTGCGACGTCGGGGCGGGTGCCGCCACGATCACCCCGGAGCGTGCGAAGGCGGTGCAGTTCTCGGACTCCTATTTCGATGCCAATCAGGCGTTGATGGTCAAGGCCGGCTCGTCATACACCGGCCTGGCGAGCCTGAAGGGCAAGCGGCTCGGAGTGCAGACGGCCACGACCGGGCAGATCTACGGCGACAAGAACGCGAAGGCCTACGGCTACCGGACCGTGGTCTACCCGGACAGCCTCTCGCTGTTCAACGCGGTGCGATCCGGTGCCGTCGACGCCGCGATCCAGGACAACGCGCCCGAGCTCGACTTCGCCAACCACAACGCCGGCGTGAAGGTGACGGCGGAGTTCAACACCGGCGAGCGCTACGGCTTCATGGTGAAGAAGAACGACGCGAACGCCACCCAGCTCGCCCACGAGCTGGATGCCGTCATCGCCACGGCGCAACAGGACGGCGCCTACACCAAGATCTACAAGCAGTGGCTGGGTCGTGCCCCGCAGGCTGCAACCAAATAG
- a CDS encoding amino acid ABC transporter permease: MTSITAAASPRKRAQRIRLIQYVALGAVAVAAAITVNWAEVAHVFFNLPIASSTITQGLGQALLHTVTYTVGGFVLGLVAATVLALMRLSEVAVYRWIATAYVEFFRGLPTLVVFIALSLLPLAFSGLIIPFAPYGTVWVALGMVGSAYMAETIRAGIQAVPKGQTEAARSLGMSAGTAMRKIILPQAFRIMIPPLTNELIMLIKDSSLVFAIGLSVGEFELTTFGQGMANNEANITPLVMAGLAYLVITLPLSFLVRRMEAR, encoded by the coding sequence ATGACCAGCATCACCGCAGCGGCATCCCCGCGCAAGCGCGCCCAGCGCATCAGACTCATCCAGTACGTCGCGCTCGGCGCGGTGGCAGTCGCTGCCGCGATCACGGTCAACTGGGCCGAAGTCGCGCACGTCTTCTTCAACCTCCCGATAGCCAGCTCGACGATCACACAGGGTCTGGGGCAGGCACTTCTGCACACGGTCACCTACACCGTCGGCGGCTTCGTCCTCGGACTCGTTGCCGCGACCGTCCTGGCGCTGATGCGCTTGTCCGAGGTCGCCGTCTATCGGTGGATCGCCACGGCATACGTCGAGTTCTTCCGCGGCCTGCCGACCTTGGTGGTGTTCATCGCACTGTCCCTGCTGCCGCTGGCGTTCAGCGGGTTGATCATTCCGTTCGCGCCGTACGGGACGGTCTGGGTCGCGCTGGGCATGGTCGGCAGTGCCTACATGGCCGAAACCATCCGGGCCGGCATCCAGGCGGTGCCGAAGGGACAGACGGAGGCGGCCCGCTCCCTCGGTATGTCGGCGGGAACGGCCATGCGCAAGATCATCCTGCCGCAGGCGTTCCGCATCATGATTCCCCCGCTCACCAACGAGTTGATCATGTTGATCAAGGACTCGTCGCTCGTCTTCGCCATCGGCTTGTCGGTCGGGGAGTTCGAGCTGACGACGTTCGGGCAGGGAATGGCCAACAACGAGGCCAACATCACGCCGCTGGTGATGGCGGGCCTCGCCTACCTGGTCATCACTCTGCCGCTGTCCTTCCTGGTGCGCAGGATGGAGGCGCGATGA
- the argS gene encoding arginine--tRNA ligase: MTNPALALTTRVQQALADALGPQWREADPVIRPANKRQTDADFQANAAMALAKQVGRPPREIAQAIADRIAPDDGLIASVEVAGPGFLNLTLRTDWIAAAANHQLADERVGIPTPEHQIVVVDYSSPNAAKEMHVGHLRTTVVGDSLVRTMEALGHDVIRQNHLGDWGTAFGMLIEHLLEVGEDSDEAKLLETDPNSFYRAARAKFDASDVRPEAGQDQEQVRVDDEERVVNSAKAEPAGSAGDFAVRARARVATLQSGDAESKRLWVKIMDFTRTYINRVYRDLGITLTDDDLRGESSYNDELAEVCDTLEAKGIAVVSDGALCVFQDEFTGRDDKPVPLIIRKSDGGYGYATTDLATIRHRSLDLHANRALYVVGAPQNLHFRMVWAAADKAGWIQGTEPIHVQIGNVVGTDGKILRTRSGDLISLQFLVDSALQRAAEVVAESRPDLSAEERASIAHQVGIGAIKYADLSVSHDSGYTFDLDRMLALQGNTGPYLQYATARIRSILSRADAVEVNGPIILTEPDERALALRLLDFGPVVAEVGETLEPHRLAAYLYDLATTFTAFYEHCPVLKAEDAAVRDSRLALCALTRKVLVKGLDLLGIESPDQM, from the coding sequence ATGACCAACCCGGCCCTCGCACTCACCACACGCGTCCAGCAGGCTCTCGCCGATGCCCTCGGACCGCAGTGGCGAGAGGCGGACCCGGTGATCCGCCCGGCCAACAAACGACAGACCGACGCGGACTTCCAGGCGAACGCCGCGATGGCGCTCGCCAAGCAGGTCGGCCGCCCGCCGCGGGAGATCGCCCAGGCGATCGCCGACCGGATCGCGCCGGACGACGGGCTGATCGCTTCCGTCGAGGTCGCCGGGCCGGGATTCCTCAACCTGACGCTGCGCACCGACTGGATCGCTGCGGCGGCCAACCACCAGCTGGCCGACGAGCGGGTCGGCATACCGACGCCCGAGCACCAGATCGTCGTCGTCGACTACTCCTCGCCCAACGCGGCCAAGGAGATGCACGTCGGGCACCTGCGGACCACCGTCGTCGGCGACTCGCTGGTGCGCACGATGGAGGCACTCGGGCACGACGTCATCCGGCAGAACCACCTGGGTGACTGGGGCACCGCCTTCGGGATGCTCATCGAGCACCTGCTCGAGGTCGGTGAGGACAGCGACGAGGCGAAGCTGCTGGAGACCGACCCCAACTCGTTCTACCGTGCCGCGCGGGCCAAGTTCGACGCGTCGGACGTCCGGCCGGAGGCCGGCCAGGATCAGGAGCAGGTGCGAGTCGACGATGAGGAACGAGTCGTCAACTCGGCGAAGGCCGAACCTGCTGGCTCAGCAGGTGATTTCGCGGTGAGAGCGCGGGCCCGGGTGGCCACGCTGCAGAGCGGAGACGCCGAGAGCAAACGGCTGTGGGTGAAGATCATGGACTTCACCCGCACCTACATCAACCGGGTCTACCGCGACCTGGGCATCACACTGACCGATGACGACCTGCGCGGGGAGTCGTCCTACAACGACGAGCTCGCCGAGGTCTGCGACACATTGGAGGCCAAGGGCATCGCCGTCGTCAGCGATGGCGCCCTGTGCGTCTTCCAGGACGAGTTCACCGGCCGTGACGACAAACCGGTGCCGCTCATCATCCGCAAGTCCGACGGCGGATACGGTTATGCGACAACGGATCTGGCGACCATCCGGCACCGCTCGCTCGACCTGCACGCCAACCGGGCACTGTATGTCGTCGGCGCCCCGCAGAACCTGCACTTCCGGATGGTCTGGGCGGCCGCCGACAAGGCCGGCTGGATCCAGGGCACCGAGCCGATCCACGTGCAGATCGGCAATGTCGTCGGCACCGACGGCAAGATCCTGCGGACCCGGTCCGGAGACCTGATCTCGCTGCAGTTCCTGGTGGATTCGGCGCTGCAGCGTGCCGCCGAGGTGGTCGCCGAGTCGCGCCCGGATCTGTCCGCGGAGGAGCGGGCGTCGATCGCGCACCAGGTCGGCATCGGCGCGATCAAGTATGCCGACCTGTCGGTGTCGCACGACTCCGGCTACACCTTCGACCTGGACCGGATGCTGGCGCTGCAGGGCAACACCGGCCCCTACCTGCAATACGCAACGGCGCGGATCCGATCGATCCTGTCGCGGGCCGACGCGGTCGAGGTCAACGGCCCCATCATCCTGACCGAACCGGACGAGCGGGCCCTTGCGTTGCGGCTGCTGGACTTCGGACCCGTGGTGGCCGAGGTGGGCGAGACGCTCGAGCCGCACCGGCTGGCGGCATACCTCTACGACCTGGCCACGACCTTCACGGCGTTCTACGAGCACTGCCCGGTGCTGAAGGCGGAGGACGCGGCGGTGCGCGACAGCCGTCTCGCGCTGTGCGCGCTGACCCGCAAGGTGCTGGTCAAGGGTCTGGACCTGCTGGGCATCGAGTCCCCCGACCAGATGTAG
- a CDS encoding MbtH family NRPS accessory protein produces the protein MSGTPDTELYFVLIGRVGRCTIWPCAAQIPVDWRVAFGPDTHAQCVAYVERHRGDKPTLAAHHR, from the coding sequence ATGTCCGGTACGCCGGACACAGAGCTTTATTTCGTGCTGATAGGTCGAGTCGGCCGCTGCACCATCTGGCCCTGTGCCGCACAGATCCCCGTCGACTGGCGCGTTGCGTTCGGTCCCGACACGCACGCACAGTGCGTGGCGTACGTCGAGCGCCACCGGGGTGACAAGCCAACACTTGCCGCGCACCACCGCTGA